GACCGTCACAATAGCGAAAGCAGGTATTCACACAAGCTTGAACGCTCGCTGCAGTGTCCTTGCAGCAGCCAACCCGATTTATGGCCAATATGATCCCCACAAGGACCCGCATAAGAACATTGCTCTCCCCGACTCCTTGCTTTCTCGTTTCGATTTGCTGTTTGTCGTGACCGACGATATTGAGGATGCCCATGACCGAATTATCTCAGAGCACGTTCTACGCATGCACCGTTACCGCCAGCCTGGCACAGAAGAGGGCGCGCCCGTTCGAGAGCAGCTCAACCAAACATTGGGTGTGGGTGTTGAAGACCGTCAAGATGCCAACGCGCCAAGTGAGGTGTTCGAGAAGTTTAATGTCATGCTCCATGGTGGTATGATTGACGCTGCCAATGCTGGCCGCCGCCGTGGCAAGAATGTGGAAATTATCAGTATTCCCTTCATCAAGAAGTACATCCAATACGCCAAGAAGCGTATTATGCCCGTCTTGACCAAGGGTGCCGCCGACCATGTCATTGCCACCTATTCTGCTCTTCGAAACGATGAACTCACCGGCAACAAGCGTCGCACATCACCCATCACCCCTCGTACCCTGGAGACACTGATCCGTTTGTCCACCGCACATGCCAAAGCTCGCCTTTCTAATCGAGTAGACGAGAAGGATGCCAAACATGCCGAGGCCATCCTGCGCTTCGCCATGTTCAAGGAAGTGGTCGAGGACGAGCGCCGGAAGAGACGCAAGGTAACCACCTTCGATGATTCCTCTGACGACGACAGCGATGCCGAACTCGACGACAACTCCGATGATGACATCACCGCCCGCAACACATCAACCGCCACACCGGGTAGACGCACTGGCACAGCACGCACTCGCGGCACTGCAACGCAATCTAGCGTTCCAGTCccagatgaggatgaagaccCAGACAGCCTATACACAGCCAGCCCTCGCGCTCAACGCTTGCGTTCGAGCCAGGCAGCTCGCACCCAAACCCAGACTGACTCCCAGATGTCAATGGCGTCGTCGCAGCCAGCCTCGCAGCTTATCGAGTCTCAGAAAGACTCACAGTCTACTTCCACAGATGTCCCGATCACCCCTGCCCGCATGACAGTCTTCAGACAGACCCTAGGCCCGCTCATGGGAAAGACCGTGTTCAAAGATAGCGATACAAGCAAGATCGATGACTTGATCAATGCTGTTAATGCTGCTATCCGGGAATCGCCCAAACTGGGTGCTTCACACGTCTTCTCCCGCCCTGAGGCTATCCAGGCCTTGCGGGTCATGAATGACGATAATATCCTGATGTACCtcgaggacgaagaagatgtgtACCGGGTCTAATCTATCTGGGTTATGTGGCACTATCTATACTTTTCTCCTCGTGGAAAATTCCCCGAGGGGAAAATGCTGGATTTGCCGGCATCTAATTTTATGAGCATGCTTTCTTGTCATTGCATTGGGATTGATATCATCGCAAGTTTTTTGTGTTTGGCGTATGGAGTGGGTTTACGAGGGAATATCAGTGGACTCAATACGAGAGATATGAATGAATACTTGATCCTTGACTTGCATGAAAACTTGAGTGGTAGTCCCACGCTTAGCTCAACTACAATTGTTATGCCATGTGATGTGATTAGCAGTGATTTGTGTGTTTGACACTAAAAAGATGCAGTAAAAGGGAATTTTCTGAATAAATTAAATACAACACAATAGCATGCATAGGCGAGGTGTTTAGGGGTTTCTATGGCACCGACGACACCGCACTCTAAAGGATATGCAGACATGGTTAATGTAAGTTTGCAAAGACAGCGCTCTGAGCAACAAGTGTCTGGTAAACATGAgagagacaaaaaaaaaaaacagggtATAGAGTTATGAGCAGCTTAAGCATGAAAGTTTCGTGCTAAGGTGCAGCGCAGTATTACAATCCCGGAACGGAATTTGATATAGCCTCCTCTTTATTCTTCTCAATCATACCCATAGGCAACACAGAGTCGTCCGATGAGAAGGACAAGGTCCTTACACCCTCTCTGATCTGCGCCTGCATGAGAGGCGACAGGCCCGGCCGAAGCGTCGAGCCCTTTCGTTTCCGCTGCTGCGGGCTCGCGTCCTGTCCAGAGGCAGTGCTTCCGCGGCGAGGCCGACTCGAAGTGGAAGAGCGAGAGGGGGGACGGTCTTCGATGCCGGTGTCGACGGGGGTGGTGCTGCGGGATGAGGTACGGGAATTGGACTCGGAGCGAGCATTGCGGCGGGAGGAGGTACCACGTTGTTCCTGGTTGGGTTTCGTAGAGGAGTGGTGGCCGTGGCCTAGGCGGTGTTTCAAATCCGGCTCGATTGAGCGGTGTAGGGTTCCTGCGACCATGCGGCGGCGTTGGGAGGCGCGCCAGCCAAGCCCGAGTCGGTTGAGCCAGCCTTCATCTGTTTGGGCGAGGTGGTGCTTCCGCTCGCGTAGTTTGAGACGTAGCTGGGCGCGACGCTCATTTTCCTTCTCCCAGAAGTCTGTACGGTAATTGTCCCAGTTTTCGCGAAATTCAGGGGAGAAGGACTTGGGTAGCAGGAGGAGACGGATGCAGTCGCCTCCCGGGCTGAGGTCTTCTTCTACCAAGCCGGACTCGGTGTAGGTGCGGTTGTAGTACTGTTGATAGTGCTGCCGACCACCACCAGCGCGCCTATCCGAGAGGCTCTGCTCCACAAAATGGTAGTTTCCAGTTGGGGAGGGTAAGAATGGGACGGAAAACGGGAACAGGAATGAAATGTAGGACAGTAGCTCCTGCCAGAAGGGGCCACGGATGATAATGATCTTGGTGTTCATCACTCGCAGGCCGCGATTGGAGACAGCGAGCCAGCGCCGAGGCCATCTGATTCCTCGTTCCCATTGCCCTGTGCCCCAAACGAGCAGTGCGGTAACCACCCCGCCGAGCAGGGCGACTCTCTCCGCCATCTCCACGACCCAGTAGACAGAGCCGCCGACCCCGCGGCCATCTTCACGTGGGCGAAGGAAAAGGGCATATGAAAAATGAGCAAGCCAAGCGGCTAGTAGAAGTAGGAAGAACGTGTTCTGGCGGCGACGCTCGCGCAGGGCCAGATATTGGGCTCGCAGCGAGGTTTCGAGTATTAAGAGGTTTAGGTAGATCTGGGGCGGGGAGGAGGGTAGGTGTGCCAGCGGGTCTGGCGTCGAAGGACGTTGAGGGGAGGAACCTGAACGGCGAGCTTGAGATGATCGTGAGGAGTTCAACGGCTCTGGGGTTAATGAGGCACGAGCATCCGGTGTTGGGGCACCCTTGACCATCTGGTCTAAAGGTGAAGCCATATTTAAAAACATTCCCAAGATGAGAACAGAATAGGAAAAGTAAAGGTCAATTAAAATTAAATCAGAACTTGGCCGATTCGGCCCAGAGCGAGTGTCATTAGTGTCATCGCATGtgaagaggagagaaaggCGGGAAGGGAAGTTGACAGGAAAGCCAAGTTAAATCGACATCATCTGCCCAGTTGACTTGACTTCTCTCGACACAAATTATTCTGGTTTGACCACATTGCCCCTTAGGCGATACAATCATCTTTTTAGTTTCTTCGGCTCTCTTCCATCGGACATTACCTCTTCTTCCCGGTGCGCATGTTAGGTCTACCGGGGTTAAGCGGAGTGACCGAATTGTCTCCGCGCATCCTTCTTATACGTCCATGAGCGCCACCGTTCAACTTGGGCTAGTAGAAACCCTTTGTTCTCCCACCTTACGAACCGCAGGCATAGCTTCACGACTTGCCTTTCCCTTTTCAGTCCCTCAACGCCAGGCTAAACCTCGCTCAGTCGTCTTTGCCACCCTTCCTCGGAGGCAACTACTGTCTTCAATGGCGTCAGAATCACTCAACTCGTCCCACGAGGACGTCCATGGGCGCCACCAGCGCCCAGGTGAAAATAACCCAGAGAGGACCTCGGGAAGTCCACACGCGACTCAGGCTGCCGGTGCGGCTGCGGCGCGCGCATTTTTCCCGTTGGGATACCGCGAAGGCTTCAGTCAATGGGTAAGCCACAATTTAGTAGCCCCTATTGCCGCATTTCCGCTGATGATTTGCTTTATGTAGTGGGCTCGTATACCTGCAGCAGCAGCCGAACATAAAGTGCTCTCTTATCTGCCTTACTTGCATCACCAGCCCCCCACCCACCTCCAAACTGGAAAGACGACAGAGCTCCCTAATGGCACTACCCCGATCAGTCTCGAGAGTGCAGACCCTAATCAGCTGGGTGAAGTAACCACCAACTCCCTTGATGACCCCTACGGCCCTCGCCGATGGCGCTCAAGCATGGTAGAACTGAGCGGGAAAGACCGCGCGCTCAATGAGTTCTCGGTGGAGAGAATCGGCGAGGAATCAGACCAACACTTGGTCATGCTGCACGGCTACGGCGCCGGACTTGGCTTCTTCTATAAAAATTTCGAGCCACTGAGTCGGTTGAAAGGCTGGCAACTTCATGCCCTAGACATGCTAGGCATGGGCCGGAGTACTCGACCTTCATTTAAAATTAAGGCAAAGGAAAGAGAAGACGCCATCAGGGAGGCCGAGGCTTGGTTTGTGGATGCCTTAGAGGAATGGCGCATCAAACGCAAGATTGATCGCTTCACTTTGCTTGGACACAGCCTCGGCGGGTACATGGCGGTTGCCTACGCGCTGAAATACCCCGGTCATCTGAACAAGCTTATCCTAGCATCCCCAGTTGGCATCCCAGAGGACCCATACGCTATCGCTGCAGATGTTGCCGAGCCTCCGGCATCCACGTTGTCCAACGAGCTTACTCAAGACGAGCGAGATATTACTTCATCTGCTGCCATTCCGGGAACAGCACCAAAGGCAGCCGACGGTAGCTTTATCACTGGGCGCCAACCACTTTCGGCTGGTTCCGTTCCACCTCCAGCCCCGCGACGGAATCTCCCCAAGTGGTTTTCGTATTTGTGGGACGCCAATATCTCCCCCTTCAGTCTGGTGCGTTGGGCCGGTCCTTTAGGGCCACGTCTCGTGTCCGGATGGACTTCTCGTCGGTTTTCCCACCTACCAGCCGAGGAAGCTAAGGCACTCCACGACTATTCATACTCGATCTTTAGTCTTCGCGGCAGCGGCGAGTATGCCCTAGCATACATTCTTGCCCCCGGTGCTTTTGCTCGCAGTCCTCTGATCCACCGTGTCCACGGCCTCGGAAGACAACTGATTCATCCAGTTGCTGCCGCTACCACTTCGTCAACGCCCTCTGATAAAGAACCCGCCCCCACCGCCGCTACTTCATCGGAATTCTTGGCGCCCGCTCGGCGCGAGAATGGTCTCCCCGTCGTATTCATGTATGGTGATCACGACTGGATGGATGTCTCAGGTGGtcatgcagcagcagctaagttggaagaagaaaagcgcAAAGTCCTAGAAAAGGCAACCCCAGAGGAGCAGCGTGCCGATGAAGGTTCCTCAAGGGTAGTCGTCGTGAATAAAGCTGGCCACCATTTGTACCTCGATGGCTGGGAGGAGTTCAACAGTATCGTGCTGGCCGAGATGGAAGAGGTCAACCAGAGGGAGAGAAGCCGTCAGTAATGGTGTGGATACGGCTTCCTTCCCTCTCTCGTGAACAATGTTCTATCAAATTTAGAACTGGGGTGTGAAGTTGACCTTTCATGCTGAATACCTTCGTCCCTCGCTTATTGTGGCTTTTTCTCTATTTTTGTGCCCACTGGTGTTTATGTGcctctctccctcttttcCGTGGCTACTATTCTGTAGGGAACATACTGACTAGATAGACTTGGACAGAATTAATAACACTTGCCATGAATACTCCATTCGGAGAAACAGCTTTTCATGGCACCTTTTTTTAATGATTTGTGCTCCTCGCGCCTCCCaatgaagaaagaagaacaacACGCTTCATCCAGCTCGATCCCCAGCAGCGGGTCCCCTCAAATTCGGCCCAGAGATACTTTGTCTCCGATGCCTAGGGCCAGTGGGGTAATGCGCCATCAAGCGCGCTAGCCTCACTGATGAAGCATCAGGCCCCTCAGTCGACAAATCAACCGCGGGAGTCGTATAACCACTGGCACTAGGGCTAACTTTTTCAGAGAGAATGTGGCTACCAGAGGACCCAGGCCGCCTCAGAGAAAAATAACCACCGCCCTCGTTGGCAAAAGCCCCTCCCCTGCTATTGCTCCCGAAGCTGTGGCTTACCCCATCCCCGAAGCTGGAGAGATAGGAGCTTGTAAACGGCGCACCGCTAGCAGGGAAAGCGCGCGGGCGAGCCCGCAACTGTGCTTTCGAGTTTGAATCTAGCCGTGCGTATGGCTGGGGCGTTATTAATGGGTCCGTTAGTCGTGCTGTTGACGGCAACATCGACTGGTCGTGCTCCCCCGAATGAACAGCTGCGTTATCAGGCCGGGTTAACAGCGCCGAGAGTCCCACTCCCGTGCGCCGGTCAGAGGTCGTCAGCGTGGAAGTCGTGAGTgagcggtggtggtgttTTGACCCGTCTAGTTGTTTCTCTTTGTAAATGCTCTGTGAGCTCATTGCTCCCTTGAGTGACTGGAGATTGCGGCTACTGTGCCAGTCGGCGCTTTCAGGACTGGTCAGGGAGCTTCCGGAGTGGATACTTGTGCTTAGCGTGACGAGTTGCGAGGGGAGCTCGAGACGGTTATTCAGAGAGAGCCAGGCTCGCTCTTCTGCGTCGATGTCTGCGTCTGGATCAATGTCGCCGCCGGTGCTATGTGTCGAAGAGGACGGAGTCGAGTTTATGGCTTTCTCATGTGTTTTATGCGAGCTGTTTGTTTTGGATGACCGGTACGAGCGCCATCCACCTACACCTTCGAAGTCTCGTCTTTCATCGCCGCCTATAGGCAGGCCGTAGACGGATGTTGGGGTAGTCAAGTGATGGGCCTCGATCATGCTTCGTGCATAAGAGTTCATTTGGCGGCTTTCTGGGTCATCCAGACTTGTACTTATGGCCCAGGAACTGAAAGAGTCGTCTGTCCTTCGTGGATGTGTTGTCGTTTGGCTAGAGTTCCTTCTTGATCTACCAGTAGCTGGAGTTGCAGGCTCTGAGGCCGCAAATGTCAACAGTGACGAGGTAGATGAAGTTGGCACTGAAAAAAAATGCATGGCCAATCCATATGCTAGCTCAACACAGACTACTGATAGTCTCAGTATCAATGCAAAAAGCGCAGCGGAGATTGTAACCCATGCTGAGAGAATAAGTGGGATAGAGATGACGGCCAGGATAGGCAGCGCGAGCAACGTTAATAGTGAGGGCCACATTGAGGAGCCTATATACATCCCCTGGAAGGGAGAAAAGGACCGGAAGGCCATCATTATAAGACTTTCGGCGTTTCACCAACCCAGTCACAACAGTAACAACGAATTGCGGAGAAAGCATGTGATGGATGCCCCAGGCACAAACGTCAATTACATCACTTCGGGACCTTTCAGCTTTGTATATCAAAAACTTAGAATCTAGGGAAGCTCTGGTCTGATCTTCATTGaatacccccccccccccaaaacatGCCAGAGAACGAACCCTTCCCTTGGGACATTGGTGTTCACGATGCCCACTGCCACCCCACCGACACATTGGCCTCAGTGGCCGACATCCCGCAGATGAAGGCGACAACACTGACAATCATGGCGACGCGCGGAGAAGACCAAGATCTCGTACAGCAAACAGCGGTGTTACTCTCAGCAAAGAAAACCCAATCAACAGCAGATCGCGTAGTCCCCTGCTTCGGCTGGCACCCGTGGTTCTCGCACCAAATCCTGGACGACACTGCACAACCATCAGCAGGACAAAACCCAGTCGAGCACAAATCCGCCCACTACGCCACCGTCCTAGCACCATCTCCAGTGGATGACCAGCCGTTCATTGATTTACTTCCTGTCCCCAAGCTCCTCTCAGAACTAATATCCGAAACTCGGAACCGACTCCAACAGTTCCCGAATGCGCTAGTTGGCGAAGTAGGCTTGGACAGGTCATTCCGACTCCCGAGTCCATGGATTCCAACCGACATTGAAAACAGAGATGACCAGCTTACCCCCGGCTCACGCGAGGGCCGACGTCTCTCAAATTACCGCGTCAAGCCGGAACACCAGCGCACCGTGCTGAAAGCGCAGCTACAGCTAGCGGGAGAAATGAACCGTGCCGTCTCGCTGCATAGCGTACAAGCCCACGGCGGAGTCTTCGAAGTGCTGAAGGAGCTCTGGGCAGGGCATGAACGGGTTGTGCTATCGCGACGGAAGAGGGACAAGCAGCGGGATGCGGAAGGCGCTGTATCTgacgacgacgatggtgatgatgataagACGCCGGATGGATCTCGGTCCACTGAAGCTTCCGACCTAAATGGGAAACCGTATCGGCCATTTCCGCCTCGTATTTGCATGCACTCTTATACCGGTTCTGTTGAGCCTATCCGCCAGTTTTTACATCGGTCGAATCCGTCGGATGTTTATTTCTCGTTCTCGAAAGTTATCAATTTCTCCGGTACTGCCGGGAAGAAGGTTGGTGATGTTGTCAAGGCTTTGCCGGAGGATCGAATTCTTATCGAAAGTGATCTCCATGTTGCGGGTGCCCAGATGGATGAGGTGCTGGAAGATGTGGTACGACAGGTTTGTCAGCTACGTGAATGGGAGTTGCGGCACGGTGCCCAGATGCTGGCCGATAATTGGCGGCGGTTTGTGTTTGGCTAGATCTTGcatttcaaaaaaaaaaatatttaTTCCTGCATAGGGTGAGCTTAGATTTGATTTCTGATCTATTGCAGTAACCTTTCCCGGGTTACAAGGACGGTGCGA
The nucleotide sequence above comes from Penicillium digitatum chromosome 1, complete sequence. Encoded proteins:
- a CDS encoding Alpha/beta hydrolase, putative; amino-acid sequence: MASESLNSSHEDVHGRHQRPGENNPERTSGSPHATQAAGAAAARAFFPLGYREGFSQWWARIPAAAAEHKVLSYLPYLHHQPPTHLQTGKTTELPNGTTPISLESADPNQLGEVTTNSLDDPYGPRRWRSSMVELSGKDRALNEFSVERIGEESDQHLVMLHGYGAGLGFFYKNFEPLSRLKGWQLHALDMLGMGRSTRPSFKIKAKEREDAIREAEAWFVDALEEWRIKRKIDRFTLLGHSLGGYMAVAYALKYPGHLNKLILASPVGIPEDPYAIAADVAEPPASTLSNELTQDERDITSSAAIPGTAPKAADGSFITGRQPLSAGSVPPPAPRRNLPKWFSYLWDANISPFSLVRWAGPLGPRLVSGWTSRRFSHLPAEEAKALHDYSYSIFSLRGSGEYALAYILAPGAFARSPLIHRVHGLGRQLIHPVAAATTSSTPSDKEPAPTAATSSEFLAPARRENGLPVVFMYGDHDWMDVSGGHAAAAKLEEEKRKVLEKATPEEQRADEGSSRVVVVNKAGHHLYLDGWEEFNSIVLAEMEEVNQRERSRQ
- a CDS encoding Cut9 interacting protein Scn1, putative, which encodes MPENEPFPWDIGVHDAHCHPTDTLASVADIPQMKATTLTIMATRGEDQDLVQQTAVLLSAKKTQSTADRVVPCFGWHPWFSHQILDDTAQPSAGQNPVEHKSAHYATVLAPSPVDDQPFIDLLPVPKLLSELISETRNRLQQFPNALVGEVGLDRSFRLPSPWIPTDIENRDDQLTPGSREGRRLSNYRVKPEHQRTVLKAQLQLAGEMNRAVSLHSVQAHGGVFEVLKELWAGHERVVLSRRKRDKQRDAEGAVSDDDDGDDDKTPDGSRSTEASDLNGKPYRPFPPRICMHSYTGSVEPIRQFLHRSNPSDVYFSFSKVINFSGTAGKKVGDVVKALPEDRILIESDLHVAGAQMDEVLEDVVRQVCQLREWELRHGAQMLADNWRRFVFG
- a CDS encoding DNA replication licensing factor Mcm3, putative codes for the protein MDGLQLRDEAAQDRVRAATEFLDPNDARARSYRADIVVMLNKGARRLTVSIDEIRAHNRELADGLLSSPFDYSQAFDAALKAVVKTLPGRPLKETSDEANYYCAYVGAFGEFSCNPRTLGSEQLNHMVSLEGIVTKCSLVRPKVVQSVHYVERKDRFVARKYRDQTMSASGATSLNVYPQEDDEKNPLITEYGYSTYLDHQSISIQEMPERAPAGQLPRSVDVILDDDLVDTAKPGDRIQLVGIYRTLGNGGSGSSTFRTVVMANNIVQLSSKSGGGIAEAVLTDTDIRNINQIAKKKNVFDLLSKSLAPSIHGHDYIKKAILLMLLGGMEKNLDNGTHLRGDINILMVGDPSTAKSQLLRFVLNTAPLAIATTGRGSSGVGLTAAVTSDKETGERRLEAGAMVLGDRGVVCIDEFDKMSDVDRVAIHEVMEQQTVTIAKAGIHTSLNARCSVLAAANPIYGQYDPHKDPHKNIALPDSLLSRFDLLFVVTDDIEDAHDRIISEHVLRMHRYRQPGTEEGAPVREQLNQTLGVGVEDRQDANAPSEVFEKFNVMLHGGMIDAANAGRRRGKNVEIISIPFIKKYIQYAKKRIMPVLTKGAADHVIATYSALRNDELTGNKRRTSPITPRTLETLIRLSTAHAKARLSNRVDEKDAKHAEAILRFAMFKEVVEDERRKRRKVTTFDDSSDDDSDAELDDNSDDDITARNTSTATPGRRTGTARTRGTATQSSVPVPDEDEDPDSLYTASPRAQRLRSSQAARTQTQTDSQMSMASSQPASQLIESQKDSQSTSTDVPITPARMTVFRQTLGPLMGKTVFKDSDTSKIDDLINAVNAAIRESPKLGASHVFSRPEAIQALRVMNDDNILMYLEDEEDVYRV
- a CDS encoding Spo7-like protein — translated: MASPLDQMVKGAPTPDARASLTPEPLNSSRSSQARRSGSSPQRPSTPDPLAHLPSSPPQIYLNLLILETSLRAQYLALRERRRQNTFFLLLLAAWLAHFSYALFLRPREDGRGVGGSVYWVVEMAERVALLGGVVTALLVWGTGQWERGIRWPRRWLAVSNRGLRVMNTKIIIIRGPFWQELLSYISFLFPFSVPFLPSPTGNYHFVEQSLSDRRAGGGRQHYQQYYNRTYTESGLVEEDLSPGGDCIRLLLLPKSFSPEFRENWDNYRTDFWEKENERRAQLRLKLRERKHHLAQTDEGWLNRLGLGWRASQRRRMVAGTLHRSIEPDLKHRLGHGHHSSTKPNQEQRGTSSRRNARSESNSRTSSRSTTPVDTGIEDRPPSRSSTSSRPRRGSTASGQDASPQQRKRKGSTLRPGLSPLMQAQIREGVRTLSFSSDDSVLPMGMIEKNKEEAISNSVPGL